A genomic segment from Candidatus Paceibacterota bacterium encodes:
- a CDS encoding ABC transporter permease, whose translation MWWTNAKRIIKYGSVGFIRNSFVSLSAIVVMAITLFVIGSLIFIGALLNTTLEQVRDKVDINVYFVTTAPEGNILSLKKQIEALPEVKSAEYTSREQALEDFRLRHEGDQLTLQALDELGENPLGASLSIRARETSQYEGIANFLQHDVAVSAGEEPIVEKINYFQNKVAIDRLTSVIDTSERFGIAIILFLLLASVMITFNTIRLAIYTARDEISVMKLVGAGNWYVRGPFMFEGVLYGVAAAFLTLILFYPLTLWLGPITEGFFNDINIFQYYLDNFGQIFLIIVGTGVVLGAVSSFLAVRRYLKV comes from the coding sequence ATGTGGTGGACGAACGCAAAGCGAATCATCAAATACGGTTCAGTCGGATTCATCCGAAATAGCTTCGTCTCCCTCTCCGCTATTGTTGTTATGGCGATCACACTCTTTGTGATTGGTTCACTTATCTTTATTGGCGCACTGCTTAACACTACGCTCGAGCAGGTCAGAGATAAGGTCGACATCAATGTCTACTTTGTCACGACCGCGCCCGAGGGGAACATCCTTTCATTAAAGAAACAGATCGAGGCGCTTCCCGAAGTGAAATCAGCTGAATACACCTCACGAGAGCAGGCGCTCGAGGACTTCCGTTTGCGCCACGAAGGTGACCAGCTCACCCTCCAGGCACTCGACGAGCTCGGTGAGAACCCGCTCGGTGCATCGCTCTCCATTCGCGCAAGAGAGACCTCGCAGTATGAGGGGATCGCGAATTTTCTTCAGCACGATGTCGCCGTATCAGCCGGTGAAGAGCCGATTGTCGAGAAGATCAACTATTTCCAGAATAAAGTTGCAATCGATCGCCTCACCAGTGTTATCGACACGTCCGAGCGCTTCGGTATTGCAATCATTCTCTTCCTTTTGCTCGCCTCGGTCATGATTACCTTTAATACGATTCGACTCGCAATCTACACCGCACGTGATGAGATTTCAGTGATGAAGCTCGTCGGTGCCGGCAACTGGTATGTGCGCGGCCCATTCATGTTCGAGGGTGTACTCTATGGCGTTGCGGCAGCGTTCCTCACGCTTATTCTTTTCTACCCACTCACGCTTTGGCTCGGGCCGATCACCGAAGGTTTCTTTAATGACATCAATATATTCCAGTACTACCTCGACAACTTCGGGCAGATCTTCCTCATTATTGTTGGCACCGGCGTTGTTCTTGGTGCAGTATCAAGTTTCTTGGCAGTCCGTAGATACCTGAAGGTCTGA
- the ftsE gene encoding cell division ATP-binding protein FtsE, producing the protein MIYFDNVSKIYNGGESALEEVTLSIEPSEFVSIVGHSGAGKTTLLKMLLAEDHPTEGSIFFESTNINNLARGDLNKLRQRMGMVFQDFRLIPNKTAYENIAFAMEAAGRSEEEIATDVPYVLDLVDLGDKIWNFPRELSGGEQQRVAIARAIVNQPDVVIADEPTGNLDPVSTFDIVQILKKINDLGTTVILTTHNKGVIDSLGRRVVTMDSGRVVRDDKSGRYSL; encoded by the coding sequence ATGATTTACTTCGATAACGTTTCAAAAATCTACAACGGTGGCGAGTCGGCACTCGAAGAGGTAACACTCTCTATCGAGCCGTCCGAGTTCGTTTCTATTGTTGGGCACTCCGGCGCCGGCAAGACCACACTCCTTAAGATGCTTCTCGCGGAAGACCACCCAACCGAAGGCTCAATCTTCTTCGAATCAACCAACATCAACAACCTTGCTCGAGGTGACCTCAACAAGCTTCGTCAGCGGATGGGGATGGTCTTTCAGGATTTTCGTCTCATCCCGAATAAGACCGCGTATGAGAATATCGCATTTGCCATGGAGGCTGCAGGGAGAAGTGAAGAAGAAATCGCGACTGATGTGCCGTATGTACTCGACCTTGTTGATTTGGGTGATAAGATCTGGAATTTCCCGCGTGAACTCTCCGGCGGTGAGCAGCAACGTGTTGCGATCGCGCGCGCAATCGTGAACCAGCCGGACGTTGTCATTGCTGACGAGCCGACCGGCAACCTCGACCCGGTCAGCACGTTTGATATCGTACAGATCCTTAAGAAAATCAACGACCTCGGCACCACGGTTATCCTTACAACCCACAACAAGGGCGTGATCGACTCTCTCGGTCGCCGTGTGGTCACCATGGATAGCGGGCGAGTGGTGAGGGACGACAAAAGCGGCCGCTATTCATTATAA